The proteins below are encoded in one region of Pelagibacterium flavum:
- the mnhG gene encoding monovalent cation/H(+) antiporter subunit G: MIVETLYYLAGIMVIVGALFSFAAALGIVRLPDLYTRMHSGSKAGTVGSGLTLLAIALVSFDGSVILRALIGFVFFMLTAPISAHLLARASYIAGYRPTTHFVVDDLEKSGGLPSKE; the protein is encoded by the coding sequence ATGATCGTCGAGACGCTCTATTATCTCGCCGGCATTATGGTGATCGTCGGCGCCTTGTTCAGTTTCGCAGCCGCCCTCGGCATTGTGCGGCTGCCGGACCTCTATACCCGCATGCATTCAGGCTCCAAGGCCGGCACCGTCGGTTCGGGGCTCACGCTACTTGCCATAGCGCTGGTCAGCTTTGACGGTTCTGTGATTCTGCGCGCCTTGATCGGCTTTGTCTTTTTCATGCTGACTGCGCCCATCTCGGCACATCTGTTGGCGCGGGCGTCTTACATCGCCGGCTACCGTCCCACGACACACTTCGTTGTCGATGATCTGGAGAAATCCGGCGGATTGCCAAGTAAAGAATAA
- a CDS encoding superoxide dismutase → MSFSLPDLPYAYDALGPYMSAETLEFHHDKHHQAYVTNGNKLLEGSGLEGKSLEEIVKESFGKNQPLFNNAGQHFNHIHFWKWMKPNGGGKSLPGKLQAAIDSDLGGFDKFREDFLAAGAGQFGSGWAWLTLKDGKLAVTKTPNGENPLVHGGTPLLGVDVWEHSYYIDYRNARPKYLEAWFDNLVNWEYVAELHEAAS, encoded by the coding sequence ATGAGCTTTTCACTTCCCGATCTGCCCTATGCCTACGACGCGCTCGGCCCGTATATGTCGGCTGAAACGCTTGAGTTTCACCACGACAAGCACCATCAGGCCTATGTGACCAACGGCAACAAGCTGCTTGAGGGCTCGGGCCTCGAGGGCAAGAGCCTCGAAGAGATCGTCAAGGAAAGCTTTGGCAAGAACCAGCCGCTGTTCAACAATGCCGGCCAGCACTTCAACCACATCCATTTCTGGAAGTGGATGAAGCCCAATGGTGGCGGCAAGTCCCTGCCCGGCAAGCTGCAGGCGGCTATCGATTCCGACCTTGGCGGGTTTGACAAGTTCCGCGAGGATTTCCTTGCCGCGGGCGCCGGCCAGTTCGGTTCGGGCTGGGCGTGGCTCACGCTCAAGGACGGCAAGCTGGCGGTGACCAAGACTCCCAACGGGGAAAACCCGCTGGTGCATGGCGGCACACCGTTGCTGGGCGTGGATGTGTGGGAACACTCCTACTACATCGACTACCGCAATGCGCGTCCGAAATATCTCGAAGCCTGGTTCGACAACCTTGTGAACTGGGAATACGTGGCCGAGCTGCACGAAGCCGCCTCGTAA
- a CDS encoding Na+/H+ antiporter subunit E, translating to MSFAFLVITLSLVWAAVTGSFTLLNLLLGAFVGAMAVLFIRDRVDRPHMTRRFVRAISLAALFFYELALSAWRVAILVVSPNMEKRLAPGIIAYPLTVTSDAQITLLANLITLTPGTLSVDVSDDRATLYIHVLEMNDREDVIASIKNGFEARIIEVFE from the coding sequence ATGAGCTTTGCCTTTCTGGTCATAACACTGTCGCTGGTCTGGGCGGCCGTCACCGGCTCCTTCACGCTGCTCAATCTTCTGCTCGGGGCCTTCGTTGGCGCGATGGCTGTCCTGTTCATCCGTGATCGGGTGGATCGGCCCCATATGACTCGCCGGTTTGTTCGCGCGATCTCTCTCGCCGCCCTGTTTTTCTATGAGCTTGCCTTGTCGGCGTGGCGGGTGGCCATCCTTGTCGTCTCGCCCAATATGGAAAAGCGGCTTGCTCCGGGTATCATCGCCTATCCGCTCACGGTCACGAGCGATGCTCAGATCACCCTGCTTGCAAACCTGATTACGCTCACCCCCGGTACGTTGAGCGTCGACGTGTCCGATGATCGCGCGACGCTCTACATCCACGTGCTCGAGATGAACGACCGCGAGGATGTCATCGCTTCGATCAAGAACGGGTTCGAAGCACGGATCATCGAGGTGTTTGAATGA
- a CDS encoding MnhB domain-containing protein, which produces MNTVIFKTAAPVLTALMIVFSIFVLLRGHNEPGGGFIGGLIGASGIAIYGIAAGVSACRQALRVHPIALAGLGVVLAAMAGFISLAADVPFLTGLWWIFEFEGTEIALSTPLIFDIGVYAVVVGAVGTIALALEGEEGEEGDD; this is translated from the coding sequence ATGAATACCGTTATCTTCAAGACAGCCGCACCGGTGCTGACGGCGCTGATGATCGTCTTTTCCATCTTTGTTTTGCTGCGTGGCCACAACGAACCCGGTGGCGGCTTCATCGGCGGACTGATCGGCGCGTCGGGCATCGCGATTTACGGTATCGCCGCGGGCGTAAGCGCCTGCCGACAGGCGTTGCGCGTCCATCCGATCGCCTTGGCGGGCTTGGGCGTCGTGCTCGCCGCCATGGCCGGTTTCATCTCGCTGGCCGCCGACGTGCCGTTCCTCACCGGCCTGTGGTGGATATTCGAGTTCGAGGGCACTGAAATCGCTCTCTCCACGCCGTTGATTTTCGATATCGGGGTCTATGCGGTCGTCGTGGGCGCTGTGGGCACCATTGCTCTGGCGCTCGAAGGCGAAGAAGGCGAAGAGGGAGACGACTGA
- the msrB gene encoding peptide-methionine (R)-S-oxide reductase MsrB, which translates to MNDTQKTSNSEWRDKLTPEQYHVTREHGTERAFSHAYNVEKREGVYHCVCCDAPLFTSDTKYDSGSGWPSFFQPVSEDAIKEIDDRSHFMRRTEIRCANCDAHIGHVFPDGPAPTGLRYCTNGLALDFKPEE; encoded by the coding sequence ATGAACGATACGCAGAAGACATCCAATAGCGAGTGGCGCGATAAATTGACGCCCGAACAATATCATGTAACACGCGAACATGGCACCGAGCGTGCCTTTTCCCATGCCTATAATGTGGAAAAACGCGAGGGCGTGTATCACTGCGTGTGTTGTGACGCGCCGCTTTTCACCTCCGATACAAAGTATGATTCAGGTTCGGGCTGGCCGAGCTTTTTCCAGCCGGTTTCCGAAGATGCGATCAAGGAAATCGACGACAGAAGCCATTTCATGCGGCGCACAGAAATCCGCTGTGCCAATTGCGATGCCCATATCGGGCACGTCTTTCCAGACGGCCCGGCCCCAACGGGCCTGCGCTATTGCACCAACGGGCTTGCACTGGACTTCAAGCCCGAAGAATAG
- a CDS encoding putative monovalent cation/H+ antiporter subunit A, with the protein MGPGLDVIVALIAVAPFIAAVFAPWIKTFAGPSAGWILAIVPAAIFATFLSFIGPIADFSVIRVGLDWIPAYGISFSFFIDGLSLIFGVLISGIGTFIVIYSGGYLAGHPHQGRFFSYILMFMGSMLGLVLADNIFTLFVFWELTSITSFLLIGFDHSRQAARRAAIQALVVTGGGGLALLAGLIVLALITGEKSLTGMLVTAGTAQESGLYLVAMLLVVTGAFAKSAQVPLHFWLPNAMEAPTPVSAYLHSATMVKAGVYLLARMTPILGDTEPWFWILTLFGGATLLMGSALAVRQTDLKQMLAYTTLGSLGLLVMLIGFGTKEAILGALLYLCAHSLFKGALFMIAGTIDHGTGTRDITLLGGLREAMPITFIAAVLAGFSMAGFPIAIGFLAKEEMYLALTSGLWPDLMFLAVLIIGNALMMVVGLMIAFKPFLGDLRPTPHAPHEGPLSLYSGPVTLAVLGISAGLFTDWLNHAVLDPAGGAIYNSAVDAHIHLAFDLTNPAVWASIATWALGGVLLWKADAVRSTLRRTGEAIGWTFDIGFDALMFGLVRVADRVTRVLHHGRLEWYLLLMFTVLAIAIFAPLLVTDSLPPMPAWPTLNFYEWGAIGIAAIGLVAVLAARTRLTAIVALGVQGFAVAVIFMLFGAPDLSFTQFMVETLTVIILALVMTRLHLDEADSRDLETGLRDGMVSLAVGLGITILLLVVLQTDLDLSLTELFRATSTPIAHGRNVVNVILVDYRAIDTLGEISVVMAAGLAILALIRLRASTSGTQGARAGRGRRIGSSK; encoded by the coding sequence TTGGGACCAGGTCTTGATGTGATTGTCGCGCTGATCGCGGTCGCTCCATTCATAGCGGCCGTATTCGCGCCCTGGATCAAGACTTTTGCCGGGCCATCGGCTGGCTGGATACTGGCCATTGTTCCCGCCGCCATTTTTGCGACTTTTCTCTCTTTCATCGGCCCGATTGCCGATTTTTCTGTCATTCGCGTCGGGCTCGACTGGATTCCGGCGTATGGGATTTCGTTTTCCTTCTTCATCGACGGGCTGAGCCTGATCTTCGGGGTGCTGATTTCGGGCATCGGCACCTTTATCGTCATTTACTCCGGCGGCTATCTGGCCGGTCATCCCCACCAGGGACGGTTCTTTTCCTACATCCTGATGTTCATGGGCTCGATGCTCGGCCTTGTTCTGGCCGACAATATCTTCACCCTGTTCGTCTTCTGGGAGTTGACCTCGATCACCTCCTTCCTCCTGATCGGGTTCGATCACTCCCGCCAGGCCGCGCGGCGTGCCGCCATTCAGGCGCTTGTCGTTACTGGCGGCGGCGGACTTGCGCTCCTGGCCGGCCTCATCGTCTTGGCGCTCATCACCGGAGAAAAATCGCTGACCGGCATGCTTGTCACCGCCGGCACAGCGCAGGAGAGCGGCCTTTATCTCGTCGCCATGCTGCTGGTCGTAACCGGAGCTTTCGCCAAATCAGCTCAGGTTCCGCTGCACTTCTGGCTCCCCAACGCCATGGAAGCGCCAACGCCCGTTTCGGCCTATCTGCACTCGGCCACCATGGTGAAGGCCGGCGTGTATCTTCTGGCCCGCATGACGCCCATTCTGGGCGATACCGAGCCCTGGTTCTGGATTCTGACCCTCTTTGGCGGCGCAACGCTTTTGATGGGCAGCGCTCTGGCCGTTCGACAGACCGATCTCAAGCAGATGCTGGCCTACACCACTCTGGGTTCGCTCGGTCTTCTGGTCATGCTCATCGGGTTCGGTACCAAGGAGGCCATTCTCGGCGCGCTGCTTTACCTTTGCGCTCACTCCCTGTTCAAGGGCGCACTGTTCATGATCGCAGGTACCATCGATCATGGCACCGGCACGCGCGACATTACCCTCCTTGGCGGGCTGCGCGAGGCCATGCCGATCACCTTTATCGCGGCCGTTCTGGCCGGCTTTTCCATGGCAGGTTTCCCCATCGCCATCGGCTTTCTGGCCAAGGAAGAAATGTATCTGGCGCTGACCTCCGGTCTGTGGCCCGACCTCATGTTCCTTGCCGTGCTCATCATCGGCAATGCGCTTATGATGGTTGTCGGGCTCATGATCGCGTTCAAACCCTTCCTGGGCGATCTCCGTCCGACCCCGCACGCCCCCCATGAAGGCCCGCTGAGCCTTTATTCCGGCCCTGTCACTCTGGCCGTCCTCGGCATTTCAGCGGGCCTGTTTACAGACTGGCTCAATCACGCCGTGCTCGATCCGGCGGGCGGGGCGATCTACAATTCCGCCGTCGATGCCCATATCCATCTCGCCTTCGATCTCACCAACCCCGCCGTCTGGGCGTCCATCGCCACATGGGCGCTGGGCGGTGTGCTGCTGTGGAAGGCTGATGCGGTTCGCTCCACACTGCGGCGCACCGGCGAGGCCATCGGCTGGACCTTCGATATCGGCTTCGATGCCCTCATGTTCGGCCTTGTGCGGGTCGCCGATCGGGTAACCCGGGTTCTCCATCACGGGCGTTTGGAGTGGTATCTGCTCTTGATGTTCACGGTGCTGGCCATTGCCATTTTTGCGCCCCTGCTGGTTACCGACAGCCTGCCGCCGATGCCGGCCTGGCCAACGCTCAATTTCTATGAGTGGGGTGCCATCGGCATAGCGGCTATAGGGCTTGTAGCCGTCCTTGCCGCCCGAACCCGCCTTACCGCCATCGTCGCTCTGGGCGTTCAGGGCTTTGCGGTCGCCGTCATCTTCATGCTGTTCGGCGCGCCGGATCTGAGCTTCACCCAGTTCATGGTCGAAACCCTGACCGTCATCATCCTGGCTCTCGTCATGACCCGGCTGCACCTTGATGAAGCTGACAGCCGCGACCTCGAAACCGGCTTGCGCGACGGTATGGTTTCCCTGGCGGTCGGCCTTGGCATCACGATATTGTTGCTCGTCGTGCTCCAGACTGATCTTGATCTGTCACTGACCGAGCTGTTCCGGGCGACCAGTACGCCAATTGCCCACGGACGAAACGTCGTCAACGTCATCCTCGTGGACTATCGCGCAATTGATACGCTGGGCGAGATTTCAGTGGTCATGGCCGCCGGCCTGGCGATCCTCGCCCTCATCCGTCTGCGCGCCTCGACCAGCGGGACGCAAGGGGCAAGGGCCGGGCGCGGGCGCAGGATCGGGAGTTCGAAATGA
- a CDS encoding Na+/H+ antiporter subunit D yields the protein MATAGTSYDSLELPTAMIDVATPAADWIVVWPVALALLGAGLLVMLRNQRHVQLTFAAAVILAIMVSNIYLLLRVFESGPIAMTMGKWLPPFGITFAADMTSALFSLAASIAALVVAFYAQVELTDRGHRFGFYPMLLLLLCGVSGSFLTGDIFNLYVWFEVMLISSFGMMILGGRKLQLDGAIKYGFLNFLATTFFLVAIAYLYGLTGTLNFADLVAKGADLPIGPLVTVSVLFLFAFGVKAAAFPANAWLPASYHTPAVSVSAIFGGLLTKVGAYAAIRVLTMALPEGYAQIQTVIAVVAFATLILGPLGALAQTNLRRAVGFLVIGGIGAIFAGFALGTTHGIGGAIFYAFHSMLTVTAFYLLAGLIERMSGTSDIRKMGGIYGASAPMSILFVIMVFAISGLPPFLGIWPKILLVEGGIRAANWWLVFAVLFNSFLTVIAASRLWAHIFWRNGQEGERSEQPNDDLRPLSGREIAMGLVPTAALFALIVVFGLFPDWLFTASGIAAHDMLSPTSYIDAVFAQVPQP from the coding sequence ATGGCGACTGCCGGTACATCATACGACTCGCTCGAACTGCCCACGGCCATGATCGATGTGGCAACCCCTGCTGCCGATTGGATCGTCGTGTGGCCGGTTGCCCTGGCGCTTCTCGGCGCGGGTCTGCTCGTCATGCTGCGCAACCAGCGCCACGTCCAGCTTACCTTTGCCGCGGCGGTGATCCTGGCGATCATGGTGTCCAACATCTACCTGCTTTTGCGCGTCTTTGAGAGCGGCCCGATCGCCATGACCATGGGCAAATGGCTGCCGCCTTTCGGCATTACCTTTGCTGCGGACATGACCAGCGCGCTGTTTTCGCTCGCCGCGTCCATTGCCGCGCTCGTCGTCGCGTTTTACGCCCAGGTCGAGCTGACTGACCGGGGGCATCGCTTCGGATTTTACCCGATGCTGCTGCTGCTCTTGTGCGGGGTCAGCGGATCGTTCCTGACCGGGGATATCTTCAACCTCTATGTGTGGTTTGAAGTCATGCTGATTTCCTCGTTCGGCATGATGATCCTTGGCGGGCGAAAGCTTCAGCTTGATGGCGCCATCAAATACGGCTTTCTCAATTTCCTCGCGACCACGTTCTTTCTCGTCGCCATCGCCTATCTTTACGGCCTCACCGGAACGCTCAATTTCGCCGATCTGGTCGCAAAAGGCGCCGATCTGCCCATCGGTCCCCTGGTCACGGTCTCGGTGCTGTTTCTTTTCGCCTTTGGCGTAAAGGCGGCGGCCTTTCCCGCCAATGCCTGGCTGCCCGCCTCCTATCACACGCCCGCCGTTTCCGTGTCGGCCATCTTTGGCGGTCTGCTGACAAAGGTTGGCGCCTATGCCGCCATTCGCGTGCTCACCATGGCGCTGCCCGAAGGCTATGCCCAGATCCAGACCGTGATTGCCGTTGTCGCCTTCGCGACGCTTATTCTCGGGCCGCTGGGCGCTTTGGCGCAGACCAATCTGCGCCGCGCCGTGGGCTTTCTGGTCATCGGTGGCATCGGCGCCATTTTCGCAGGCTTCGCGCTGGGCACGACCCATGGCATCGGCGGCGCAATCTTTTACGCCTTCCATTCCATGCTTACCGTTACCGCCTTCTATCTTCTGGCGGGCCTGATCGAGCGCATGAGCGGCACCAGCGATATTCGCAAGATGGGCGGCATCTATGGCGCCAGCGCTCCCATGTCGATCCTCTTTGTCATCATGGTGTTTGCCATTTCCGGCCTGCCGCCTTTCCTTGGCATCTGGCCCAAGATCTTGCTGGTCGAGGGTGGCATCCGCGCCGCAAACTGGTGGCTGGTTTTTGCAGTCCTGTTCAACTCGTTCCTCACCGTCATCGCCGCCAGCCGTCTTTGGGCGCACATCTTCTGGCGCAATGGGCAGGAGGGCGAGCGATCCGAACAGCCCAATGACGATTTGCGGCCCTTGTCCGGGCGCGAAATTGCCATGGGCCTCGTGCCGACAGCGGCCCTTTTTGCCCTTATCGTGGTTTTCGGCCTTTTCCCCGATTGGCTCTTTACCGCATCGGGCATTGCCGCTCATGATATGCTCTCGCCCACAAGCTATATAGACGCCGTGTTTGCACAGGTGCCCCAGCCATGA
- a CDS encoding Na+/H+ antiporter subunit C: MEVALAGLIGLFFTAAAYLLLSKAIIRMLLGVAILGNGVNLLIFTIGRLTAEVPPIVPAGEYFPLEGSTNPLPQALILTAIVIGFALFSFLLVLGYRAYQELDADNTDNMRVAEPENAPRPPLSY, translated from the coding sequence ATGGAAGTTGCGCTCGCAGGATTGATCGGCCTGTTCTTTACCGCCGCCGCCTACCTGCTTTTATCCAAGGCTATCATTCGCATGCTCTTGGGCGTTGCGATCCTGGGCAATGGCGTCAATCTGCTGATCTTCACCATTGGCCGGCTGACGGCCGAGGTGCCGCCCATCGTTCCGGCGGGTGAATATTTCCCGCTCGAAGGGTCGACCAATCCGCTGCCCCAGGCGCTGATCCTGACCGCCATCGTCATTGGATTTGCCCTGTTCTCGTTCCTGCTCGTGCTCGGCTATCGCGCCTATCAGGAACTCGATGCCGACAACACAGACAACATGCGCGTCGCCGAGCCTGAAAATGCGCCTCGGCCTCCCCTGAGTTACTAG
- a CDS encoding cation:proton antiporter — translation MMSGPEFLHLATTVSLGVLTAALLVTIYRIVVGPSLPDRVLGLDMLIAVVIGYIAAIALRTGFMLYLDIAIALGLVGFLSTVAFARFILQRWQIDAAAREDHLEESRK, via the coding sequence ATGATGTCGGGCCCCGAATTTCTCCATCTGGCCACCACGGTTTCGCTCGGTGTTCTCACCGCGGCGCTTCTCGTCACGATCTATCGCATCGTCGTTGGCCCCAGCCTGCCCGACCGTGTGCTGGGCCTCGATATGCTGATCGCCGTGGTTATCGGCTATATCGCCGCAATCGCCCTGCGCACCGGCTTCATGCTCTATCTCGACATCGCCATTGCATTGGGGCTGGTCGGGTTCCTGTCCACCGTCGCATTCGCCAGGTTCATTCTCCAGCGCTGGCAGATCGACGCCGCCGCTCGCGAAGATCATCTTGAGGAGAGCCGGAAATGA
- a CDS encoding response regulator: protein MLPVPTIAVLSNSPALASVLGATLRRGHRWRVREFCDHRALGDYMRIAPLALLVADYDLERVTAADVALSIRNSDDIASRHVQIIALSRTVDGEMRRQCVQAGIDEVIVKPMSPVYLEERIAARLGNGTGAYVSAEPSYVGPERRNRIALDDTRVIPVERRGENIVSFLAHKAMREQRPD, encoded by the coding sequence GTGTTGCCTGTTCCCACCATTGCCGTTCTTTCCAACAGCCCGGCTCTGGCCTCGGTTCTAGGCGCCACATTGCGCAGGGGACATCGCTGGCGGGTGCGCGAATTTTGCGACCACAGGGCACTGGGCGACTATATGCGCATAGCGCCGCTGGCGCTTCTGGTCGCAGATTACGACCTTGAGCGGGTCACGGCGGCGGATGTGGCGCTCTCGATCCGCAACAGCGACGATATCGCCTCACGTCATGTACAGATCATCGCCCTGAGTCGGACCGTCGATGGCGAGATGCGGCGGCAATGCGTGCAGGCGGGCATCGATGAGGTGATCGTCAAACCCATGAGCCCGGTTTATCTCGAAGAGCGGATTGCCGCGCGACTGGGCAACGGAACAGGCGCTTATGTCAGTGCCGAGCCCAGTTATGTGGGACCGGAGCGGCGCAACCGGATTGCGCTGGACGATACGCGGGTCATCCCCGTGGAGCGGCGCGGCGAAAACATCGTCTCGTTTCTCGCGCACAAGGCAATGCGCGAGCAGCGCCCGGACTGA
- a CDS encoding MucR family transcriptional regulator: MTAPANAENRAELDLVEYSTEIVAAYVSHNAISPTDLPKLISEVHAALRSLGAEEAAAPVEEKKPAVPVRKSVTSDYIVCLEDGKKFKSLKRHLRTHYNLSPEEYREKWGLPADYPMVAPSYSATRSKLAKDNGLGRKAG, translated from the coding sequence ATGACCGCTCCGGCGAATGCCGAGAACAGGGCCGAGTTGGACCTTGTTGAATACAGTACAGAAATTGTCGCTGCCTATGTCAGCCACAATGCTATCAGCCCGACCGATCTGCCGAAATTGATTTCGGAAGTCCATGCAGCGCTTCGTTCGCTTGGCGCGGAAGAAGCCGCCGCCCCGGTCGAAGAGAAAAAGCCTGCGGTTCCCGTGCGCAAATCGGTCACGTCCGATTATATCGTCTGCCTTGAGGACGGGAAAAAATTCAAGTCGCTCAAGCGGCACCTGCGCACCCACTACAATCTTTCGCCGGAAGAATACCGCGAAAAATGGGGCCTGCCTGCTGACTATCCGATGGTCGCGCCGTCCTATTCCGCCACGCGTTCCAAGCTGGCCAAGGACAATGGACTGGGCCGCAAGGCCGGTTGA
- a CDS encoding S9 family peptidase: protein MTDIAPPVAAQRSHSDTRHGMTRNDPYNWLRADNWREVMADPTVLPGDIREYLEAENAWYEAGFGKPTEALREKIYSEIRGRIKEDDSSVPSPDGPFAYASRTREGDQYPLIVRTPRDGGDESVLLDCNLEAGEGYFGFGGAEHSPCHTMMAWAADRNGSEYYTIFIRDLDTGKDRDERIEKSGSGAVWGNDSARFYYVELDENHRPFRVREHVLGTSQADDAIVYEEKDAGFFVGAGMTQSRRYLTISAHDHQTSEVWLIDAEKGGAPFCVEKRHENTEYSLEERDGTLYILTNDAEAEDFKIVTAPVDAPGVDNWTDLVPHEAGRLILDVEVIANHLIRLERKDGLPRIVVRDLRDGHEQTISFPEEAYSLGLIPGYEFDTATIRFSYSSPTTPAQIFDLDLASGERVLRKQQEVPSGHDPDLYETRRLFAKAPDGEDVPVTLLYRKGLKLDGSAPALLYGYGAYGHSIPAGFSVSVLSLVDRGFVYAIAHIRGGMDKGYRWYKNGRAAHKTNTFSDFIAAAEMLIEKGYSSKGRIVAEGGSAGGMLMGAIANMRPELWAGVMAIVPFVDVLNTMLDDTLPLTPPEWPEWGNPITSEDDYRRIAAYSPYDNVEAKSYPPILVLAGLTDPRVTYWEPAKWVAKLRATKTDENALYLRTNMDAGHGGASGRFERIKETAITYAFALKCAQLA, encoded by the coding sequence ATGACCGACATCGCGCCACCCGTTGCCGCGCAACGCTCCCATTCGGACACGCGGCACGGGATGACCCGCAACGACCCCTATAACTGGCTGCGGGCCGACAATTGGCGCGAGGTCATGGCCGACCCCACTGTCCTGCCCGGCGATATCCGCGAGTATCTCGAGGCGGAAAACGCGTGGTACGAAGCGGGCTTCGGGAAGCCGACCGAGGCGCTGCGCGAGAAGATCTATTCGGAAATCCGCGGGCGGATCAAAGAGGACGACAGTTCGGTCCCCTCGCCTGACGGACCGTTTGCCTATGCTTCCCGGACGCGCGAGGGCGATCAGTATCCGCTGATCGTGCGCACGCCCCGCGACGGTGGCGACGAGAGCGTGCTGCTTGATTGCAACCTCGAAGCCGGCGAGGGCTATTTCGGGTTTGGGGGCGCCGAACATTCGCCATGCCACACGATGATGGCCTGGGCGGCGGACCGGAACGGGTCGGAGTACTACACGATCTTCATCCGCGACCTCGATACGGGCAAGGATCGCGACGAGCGGATCGAAAAATCCGGCAGCGGCGCTGTTTGGGGCAATGATTCAGCGCGGTTCTATTATGTCGAACTCGATGAGAACCACCGGCCCTTCCGGGTGCGCGAGCATGTGCTGGGCACCAGCCAGGCCGATGATGCGATCGTTTACGAAGAAAAGGATGCGGGCTTTTTCGTTGGTGCGGGGATGACGCAATCGCGGCGCTACCTCACCATTTCCGCCCATGACCATCAGACCTCGGAAGTCTGGCTGATCGATGCGGAAAAAGGCGGCGCGCCATTCTGCGTGGAAAAGCGGCACGAGAACACCGAATATTCTCTCGAGGAACGGGACGGCACGCTTTACATCCTGACCAATGACGCTGAGGCCGAAGACTTCAAGATCGTCACCGCTCCGGTCGACGCGCCTGGGGTGGACAACTGGACCGATCTGGTGCCGCACGAGGCGGGGCGGCTGATCCTCGATGTCGAGGTGATCGCCAACCATCTGATCCGGCTCGAGCGCAAGGACGGCCTGCCGCGGATCGTGGTGCGCGACCTGCGCGATGGACACGAGCAGACAATTTCGTTTCCCGAGGAAGCCTATTCGCTGGGGCTGATCCCGGGCTACGAATTCGATACGGCAACGATCCGGTTTTCCTATTCCTCGCCCACCACACCGGCGCAGATTTTCGACCTCGATCTTGCGAGCGGCGAGCGGGTGTTGCGCAAGCAGCAGGAAGTGCCCTCGGGGCACGATCCTGACCTCTATGAAACGCGCCGACTGTTTGCCAAGGCACCGGACGGCGAGGATGTGCCGGTCACTTTGCTTTACCGCAAGGGCCTCAAGCTGGACGGCAGCGCCCCTGCCCTGCTCTACGGATATGGTGCCTATGGGCATTCCATCCCGGCGGGCTTTTCGGTTTCGGTGCTTTCGCTCGTCGACCGTGGGTTCGTCTATGCAATTGCCCATATCCGCGGCGGAATGGACAAGGGGTATCGCTGGTACAAGAACGGGCGCGCGGCGCACAAGACCAACACGTTTTCCGATTTCATCGCCGCAGCGGAAATGCTGATCGAAAAGGGTTATTCGTCCAAGGGCCGAATCGTGGCCGAAGGCGGGTCGGCGGGCGGCATGCTGATGGGCGCCATCGCCAATATGCGGCCCGAATTGTGGGCCGGTGTCATGGCGATCGTGCCGTTCGTGGATGTGCTCAACACCATGCTGGATGACACGCTGCCGCTCACCCCGCCCGAATGGCCTGAGTGGGGTAACCCGATTACCTCGGAAGACGATTACCGGCGGATCGCCGCCTATTCACCCTACGACAATGTCGAGGCCAAGTCCTATCCGCCAATCCTGGTGCTGGCAGGGCTGACGGACCCGCGCGTCACCTATTGGGAGCCGGCAAAATGGGTCGCCAAACTGCGTGCAACCAAGACCGACGAGAACGCATTGTACCTGCGCACCAACATGGATGCCGGCCATGGTGGCGCGTCGGGACGCTTTGAACGGATCAAGGAGACGGCGATCACTTATGCCTTTGCACTGAAATGTGCCCAATTGGCATAA